ATGTCTCTGTCCCGCCACCATCAGATGGACAAAGTAATGCCTCACCGGATGAACAGATTGATGTCCCGGCCCCGCCATCACCACATGGACAAAATGATGCCTCCCGATATGGAGTTCTGCCAATAATACAAGGAATTCAGTTCAAGCCGAAGAAGAGATCAATTGGGAAGAAGAAATTAAATTTGATCGAGGTAAAAGGAGAAGCATTGACGAGTATCATCCAAATCGGCAAGATTTGGTAAGAAGGAAATATTTTGCCAATGGGCCTTCTCAACCTTGTACTTATTCTTAAGTGGATTATTTTAATGATGTTATTGATTGGTTGCTTCAAGAACTTGATAATAGCTTCGCGGAGAAAAATTCTGAACTGCTTGCTCGCTTGGCGACTTCGAGCCCAAATGAATTATTTCGTGATTTTAACATAGTACCATTTGATGAGTCTTGCTAAATTTTATccaaaagattttgatgatgaagaactCAGCGACCTTAGACATCACCTTCATCTTTACATTGTTTTGTCCGAGCAGATGATCGCCCCTCTGGGTTTAAGTAATATTTGTGAGCTCTCTCAAAAATGGAGACAATAAAACATATTGGCTATCCCTTGGTTTATCGGACTTATTATTGCGCAACTGTAATTAATATGTTACTAAGTGGATTTGTTTCTTTTGATTTGTAGGCAATCAAGATCTAGTGTTGCATTTTCTTGTCATCGGTATACTTTATTCATAATCTTGGACAGTTCGGTTCTTCTACAATGTTCAATTTCCTGCTATCAACTAATATTTTCAAGTGAAACTCTTTATTTTGGATCTCTGGTAAGCATATTCAACGTTATATCGTATTCTTGATATATTGTATTGTTATAAGTGTATTACTTTTATCTATAAAATTACTTGATATCGACATATATGTGATAGAGATGGGACCCCGGatcatttttgtcctgggtccGCCCCTGTCTAACCGTAGCCACAAATGTCCGCAACAGTCTTAGTTAAAAAGAAACGAAACAACACCTTCCGCCAAACAAGCAACATGCATTACATGCACCTTCCGCCAATGCAATACAAAGCAATGTAATGCATTGCATTGCATGCCGCTTCCGTCACACACTTGGGCCAAGTAATGCATTTTGGAAAGAACAAAGAGATTAACATCATCGCTTTTGGCGGAAGGTATTCGGCGTAAGCCATGCATTTAATACAGGAATAATTAGAGTTTTCCTATAATTAGAGCTTCCGTTAAGTAAATCATGTTTGGCTAGCTAGCTATGTGCCTTCCGCCAAATCAAGCTAGCTAGCTTGAAGCCTTCCCCAAGCATCAAGCTAATTTTTTTTTGACAGCCAAACATCAAGCTAATTAGTTGTTAATCATGTTCTCCTTCCGCCAAATAACATCGGCCTTCCACCATTATACATGGACGAGGGCACGTGGTGGCTTTTCATTGGCCATTTGCATGTCCGGACTACCGCAAAGTCCTCTTTGTTTGATTCCGATTTGCAGGAAAACTAATATCCAGACTGCTCTGCGGACTGGTGGGGTACCGCATTAGATGGCAAACTATGTTCGGACAGCATGGGCTGGACGGATATGGGCAATTTTCGAGGTTCGCTTTGCCCTTACTACTCTTCCTCACACATTGTCCTACTCATTTTGTTGCGTCGCTTCAAGGTCTATTACATCACGGTAGCCGTGTGCATGCCCGTTTTGGAGAGGAGCTTTCCAACTCGCCCCTCTCCTCCAAGAACCTGACGAGTGACAGCCAATAAGATTTTTGAAGAGTGTCGGTGCGACTGCTCGCTTGTTCGCCTACAACAACTCCATCGATCTACTACTATATATATGATATCTGCAGTAATCTGATACTccttccgtaaagaaatataagagcatttagatcactaagtaGTTTAGTGATCCTATATTTCTTTACATACGGAGTATTTCGATTGCGACGACTTCTCCTATCGGGCTACTTTCAGTATTGCCACTTCTCTGATCACATTGTTGTGAATGTCACTTCACCACCATGAGCGCGAGCAACAATGAGATTTTTGCTATCTTTGCTTACGTGCCGATGATCTAGCTGTTGGTACTTGTGTTTGCTTCATATGCAAATAAGGTAGACATGCTACTTTATTACTCCACACTTACTTGCATGTATAGTATCTCATCTACGACAAGTTTTGCTAGCAcgcttgtgatgatattgatgttGATTAAACCTGTTCAAATTGCTCATTATTGCAACAATGTCACCTACGAAAAACCTAGCTCTATCATCACATTTCCCTTTTCCTACATATACAGTGATAACCACACACCATGAGTGGAGCCGAGGTTTCCCGATTCTTTTATACTTTATTCATCGGTGGTTGTTGCTGAGAAAACAGAAGGAAAACAAATTACCCTGGACGGGTGAAGCTACAATGGAGAAATGGTCGTGTGATTCGtcgagaaaaggaaaaaaacagttCAAAAAAATCCTAACAAAAAAGCACTTCAAACAATATATTATTTTCTCTGAaaataaatataagacgttttagtcACCAGAGTAGAAAGAAAAACTCACGCTCAAGTTAACAAGGACCAACCTCAAACCGGCACGAAGCTCTCCACTCACCCTTGCAACACAACCCAACCTGCCACCTACCCTCCCCCCACTGACACTGACACTCCACCGAGAGCCGCGGCCCACAACCCCGGCCTCCACCTGGCGTTACCACCTCACTCGCTCCCTCGCTCCCCTGCCCTCTCCATCTCCTCTTCTCCTCCGTCGCCGCCTCGTTCCAAGGGTCCTTCCTTCACTGCCCTAACCCGACCCAACCCGACCCACCGACCGCTCCTCCCTGCTGGATTCCCGTTCCGGCCAGTGCGGCACCGACCCCTAGCTGGATACGCGGCCCCGGCCATGGCGGGAGGCGGCGGTCGAAGGGACGCGGAGGCCGCCGTGAGGATCGGCAGCGGCAACGTGTTCGCCGCGCTCGAGgcgctcaagaagaagaagaagaagaagccttcCGCGTCCTCGTCCGCTCCGGGGCGGAAGGTGAACGGGACCAAGAAGCCCGCCGCGCCAGGGAAGGGGGAGGAGAACGCGCCGCGGCGGCCGCCGGAGGTTTTCTGGGCGCCCGCGCCGCTCAAGTCGAAGTCGTGGGCCGACGtagaggacgaggacgacgacgactaCTTCGCCACCACCGCCCCTCCGCGTCCCGTCTGGGaaaccgcctccgccgccgcggacGGCAAGGCCGGCGCCGAGGAGGTCAGTGCCCGTTTTGCTTTCACGTCCACTGATGTGATGTTAGAGTTTCGCAGCCGGTTTTGATCTAGTAGGTTGTTAGAGCGGTGCGGCCGGTATCTTCGTGATAGAAATGAACCTTTCGAAATCGTACAAAGATTCAGTTTCGTGAAAGGTTGTAGTTAGTGAGACCGCTGATTCTTGTTCTACATAAGTGGGGTTATGGTTTTTAGGATGTGGGGAAGAGTAGTATAACTACTTGGTGGTGGTCCTttgcttgtactccctccgttcctaaatatttgtctttctagacatttcaaatggactaccctatgcggatgtatgtagacatattttagagtgtacattcactcattttgtttcgtatgtagtcacttgttgaaacatctagaaagacaaatatttagaaacggagggagtaccactgaTGGAGTGACAATTAACGATGCCAATAGTGATGACCAACGGGTAAAGCTTGGAATCTTGAGAATTGGACATGAGGTGTCTTCCGTTGTACTACTAGGTTTGCTATATTTATGCATGGTATGGTAATGGGCAGACAGCTTGACGAGTGAAGGTGCCACCTCACGCTCCTTACCGAAGCACCAGTGAAGATTCATGGTGCGTAGACCCTAACTGTTTGTTGTACAGTTTTTTTCCACTATGTCTATGTGACATTCTAGGAAGTTCGATGTGTGTGATTCAGATACGGAATATGTCAATTTTGTCTAGCATGGAGACAGTAATGTTGTTTTATGATGATTAGTGTCAACCTATATTTCTAGTTTACGTCGGAAATATTTCTCATTGTTATGTTGATGATGTCACTGATTCTTCTGGCACCATGTTCAGTGTTTCTCACTTACAATTTTGTGTTGGTTACTCGTATTCCTTAGCTTTCCATTTATGCATGTCTTTTGTGTACACAAGTATTCCCACTTTACGAAGTTGTCCTGGATTGTCTCATATGTAAAATCCTATATCATGAGGAATGGCTTAAATTCTTAAATACACTTTCTGCCAGTAGGTGTATTTGCTATGTGTATTTAACTTGCTTATCCCGTGATCAATCTAAGAAAAAGTAGCTCATTCCATAGTCTCACTTTCCCCATACATGTAAGGTAATCTATGTAAGATTTGTTATTACATATCAATTTTTTGAGGCCTGTGTTGCTAATACTAATTAATAGGTTTACATATATAGATGCAAAAGGAGAAGAAACCAGTATTTTGCCAGCTCATGTGGCCAAACTAGCTTTTATAATGAGAGTAATGATAGAGTGGGAACACAAGTTATAGAACAGAAAGAAAACCGGTTGATGTATGCTCTTTGTGTTCTATTGTGTTTGTTTTTTGCGATTCAATACGAGAAAATCTGTTTCAGTGACTGGTATGGCACACAATGATATTTCCTAGTGTTAGTTGGACAGGAACATGGATGTCCGAACCCGACTTGGATTCGGGTGTCTGACTCGGCAATATAATTTTGGACACAGCAAATGACATTTGTTATATGGACGTGTATAATATCTGATAGTGATTCATACTATCGGGTCCTGCCAAAAAATATAGGTGTCCGTGTAGAACTGCTTCTGTCTACTTTCTCTATGTCTATGGCGTAGCTGTGTCTGCTCTTCCTTATGATGTTCTCTGTTGATACATGCATTATTTCCCCCCTCAGCAGAGGCTCTAGTATGGTTTAATTAGCTCTGCATTTACACTGCAGGAAACTGAGAGTGAAGATGATGGTCTTGATGTTGACGTGGGTGATGATGAGCTAGAGGAACCTGAGCATGGACATGAAGTTGATGTACCATCTGAACCTGAGGTTAAAGAATCTGCTCCAGTGCCTGTCCATTCTAAAGACACAGAAAAGCAACTTTCAaagaaggaattgaagaagaaagAGCTTGCAGAACTAGATGCTGTTCTGGCCGAGTTGGGGATTTCTGAAAATGCTACACTGGCTGACGTCACGAGTAAATGTATGTAATGTAATCATGCTACGACCTATACAAAATCGACCGATCAACCGTTCTTTATCTTCTGGTTAAATGTTTTTGTGCGTGTGTAATCTTTACTAAACTGACAAGTATTTGATTTTGGTACTTTTCAGCTGAAAGAAAGCCTGATGGACAGAAAGGAGATGGGGATAAGAAGGGTCTTCCTGTACCATCAGAAAGCAAGACTTCAAAAAAGAAGAAACTAAGGAATGAGAAACCATCTAAGGATTCCAAAGAGCAGCCCAATGAAGTGGATTCCAGCAAGGACCATGGAGAGGCGGCCGATGAGTCTGGAGAGGAAGCTACCGCTGTGGACttgaaggagaagatgaagaagatAGCTGCATCGAAAAAGAAAAAATCAAGCAAGGAGGTGGATGCTGCCGCCAAGCACGCTGCAATGGAGGCTGCCGCTAGGAGTGCGAAGCTCGCTGCTgcaaagaagaaagagaagagcCACTACAACCAACAGCCCGTGCGATAGACCGCCTTCATCTCGAGCTTCAGTATAAGCATCGCGCTTGTTGGATCCATTTGCATCACGCGATGCATCTTGCCTTGGCAACAAATAGTGGTGCTCTTTCTGCTTGCTTCAGATTACTTAACATGAGTATATGGACCATACCTGCTGTCATTTCTGTTGGAGCCCCATTTTCACCTCTGGTATGGAGCCTATCAACACTAGTGGTTAATGAACTTCCAGTTGTATTATCACCATGCACAGTTCATAATCGGTAAGCTATGATTGTGCTATGTTAGTATGTTTCATCATGCATTGTCTGGATTTCTGGCTGTGGCTAGTATTCTTAGTTTCTTACCCTTGTCATTTGCACATACTCAAAACCCACCAGATGTTGCCTGGTAGGATACATCTGCTGCCTCAGATGTATTATTCTCATCTGGTACGTAGACGTTTAGATTCTACAAGTGTGCTTTTATGCCTTATCATTTGGTCCTGGCATTGCTTTAGTTATGTACTGAAACGATTGATTACGCAAGCTTAGTGTATGCTGTCATGGATCATAGATCAAACATCTTGGAGGAAAAGTTGAACGATTCTTCATCCGACGTGCAGTAACCCAATGGCAGATTCTCTTGCTGATCGGATGAACTTTCTTTCGTTGACAACTGATTACTATGGGTTAGGAGAAATTAAAAGCAACCACACGAGTATTAAATTATTGTTTGCATTTGCTTAGTATAGTGATGCATTGTCCGATATTTGTTGGTGCAATCGAGTGATCCTGAAGGTTTTGGAGATTGTTGGACAGAAACAGTGTGGGACTGAttaatgtgtttgctagtgcacgcAAATAGATAGTCCCTGGAGTTTGGAGAAGATTGCTAAAATCTTCAGAGAACTTTGCTACAAACTTTCGAGAGAGTTATCTACGCAGCAGAGAAGTTTGCTAGCTTTGAGGAGTTTGCTATCGAGACTTTTTTTCTAGTGTGATGCTTAATCGAAACTACATACGAACTGAAACGAACTtaaacgtgtctatatacatccgactCAAAAACCTAAGAATGTCCTATATTTGTGAACAAAGAGAGTAGCATATTTCTCCTCACATtcacacatgccacctcatcatataAACAAGCATTGAAAAAAGGCGGGTGCCGGCCCAAATTCGGGCCGGTAGGCCCGCAGCCATCCGATCTGGCGGATCGTAAGTTCGTAACCATCGGATGCCCTCGTCTTCCTCTTACGtgttgttagactatgtatagcttctgtacctatgtacgtattgtaacagaaccattatatataatgagataagccacccctagagggttgtgctggttctcaaaacttattgtcttacatggtatcacgctaggttacgatcgcttccgcttc
Above is a window of Triticum aestivum cultivar Chinese Spring chromosome 6B, IWGSC CS RefSeq v2.1, whole genome shotgun sequence DNA encoding:
- the LOC123136888 gene encoding serrate RNA effector molecule homolog yields the protein MAGGGGRRDAEAAVRIGSGNVFAALEALKKKKKKKPSASSSAPGRKVNGTKKPAAPGKGEENAPRRPPEVFWAPAPLKSKSWADVEDEDDDDYFATTAPPRPVWETASAAADGKAGAEEETESEDDGLDVDVGDDELEEPEHGHEVDVPSEPEVKESAPVPVHSKDTEKQLSKKELKKKELAELDAVLAELGISENATLADVTSKSERKPDGQKGDGDKKGLPVPSESKTSKKKKLRNEKPSKDSKEQPNEVDSSKDHGEAADESGEEATAVDLKEKMKKIAASKKKKSSKEVDAAAKHAAMEAAARSAKLAAAKKKEKSHYNQQPVR